Proteins from one Podospora pseudocomata strain CBS 415.72m chromosome 4, whole genome shotgun sequence genomic window:
- the MRPL27 gene encoding 60S ribosomal protein L27, mitochondrial (COG:J; EggNog:ENOG503P302), with protein MQPTRALLGMRYRKLRLTTKDVNKGFYKGTGSGSMGRHTSRGGYIIEWNKVRTYVCPDLTGFKLTPFVTNAVKRTYGQYDTKLGPRDPQEYLARWKSENGLD; from the exons ATGCAACCCACCCGCGCCCTCCTGGGCATGCGCTATCGCAAGCTCCGCCTCACAACCAAGGACGTCAACAAGGGCTTCTACAAGGGcaccggctccggctccatGGGCCGTCACACCTCCCGCGGCGGCTACATCATCGAGTGGAACAAGGTGCGGACTTATGTCTGTCCCGATTTGACTGGGTTCAAG CTCACCCCCTTTGTCACCAACGCCGTCAAGAGAACATACGGACAGTACGACACCAAGCTCGGGCCGAGGGACCCCCAGGAGTATCTCGCGAGGTGGAAGTCGGAGAACGGTCTTGATTAA